A genomic segment from Pseudomonas mendocina encodes:
- a CDS encoding sensor histidine kinase, producing the protein MMQCLPAPSRADLTVKPRLLRHLSLILLFLLLVLGCGYAGYHISDRAGIRALAENGERQLELNARAVESEITKYTYLPSLLELEGNVSRLLLAPTAYRRHHVNVYLQGLNERSGSLAIYVLDPDGRVIATSNWDEADSYLGEDLSFRAYYQDAIKGRPGRFYGIGSTTGEPGYYLAHGLRDGKRIIGVAVVKVRLDALEERWQRALLEAYVSDENGIIILASDPMVRLKSVRPLDDATKERLARSLQYHWAALEELQLFNRSPVDDGIEQVSFATAGVPANYLLQTRRLEDTPWHLTLLSPLQEQRSAAMSHGMLAAVAAALLAFLLIAWNERRKVIATRLAAREALQAANDELERKITERTADLQASNERLQAEVRERQQAETTLRQAQDELVQAGKLAVIGQMSTSIAHELNQPLAALRTLSANAVRFLQRGALDVASSNLQNIAELVDRMGKITASLRAFARRTGDQGEASLQQAVDAALLLLHPRLQRTRVQIHQAFAETRLTIEQIRLEQILVNLLSNALDALQAQTDRQIWLSGSREAEHYLLEVRDNGPGIAPETRAHLFEPFFTTKPGEQGLGLGLTLSASLAAAAGGSLTVRHPEEGGTAFVLSLPYPREPQP; encoded by the coding sequence ATGATGCAATGCCTGCCCGCCCCTTCTCGCGCCGATCTGACCGTGAAACCGCGCCTGCTCCGCCACCTGTCGCTGATTCTGCTGTTCCTGCTGCTGGTGCTTGGCTGCGGTTACGCCGGCTATCACATCAGCGATCGCGCCGGTATCCGTGCGCTGGCCGAGAACGGTGAGCGCCAGCTGGAGCTCAACGCTCGCGCCGTCGAAAGTGAAATCACCAAATACACCTACCTGCCCAGCCTGCTGGAGCTGGAAGGCAACGTCTCGCGCCTGCTGCTGGCGCCCACGGCCTACCGTCGTCATCACGTCAACGTGTACCTGCAGGGCCTCAACGAACGCAGCGGCAGCCTGGCCATCTACGTGCTCGACCCGGACGGCCGGGTCATCGCCACCAGCAACTGGGACGAGGCCGACAGCTACCTGGGCGAAGACCTGTCGTTCCGCGCCTATTACCAGGACGCCATCAAGGGCCGCCCGGGCCGTTTCTACGGCATCGGCAGCACCACCGGCGAACCCGGTTACTACCTCGCCCATGGCCTGCGCGACGGCAAGCGCATCATCGGCGTGGCAGTGGTCAAGGTACGTCTCGACGCGCTCGAAGAGCGTTGGCAGCGTGCCCTGCTGGAAGCCTACGTCAGCGACGAGAACGGCATCATCATCCTCGCCAGCGATCCGATGGTGCGCTTGAAATCCGTGCGCCCGCTCGACGACGCCACCAAGGAGCGCCTGGCGCGCAGCCTGCAGTATCACTGGGCAGCGCTGGAAGAACTGCAGCTGTTCAACCGCTCGCCGGTGGACGACGGCATCGAACAGGTCAGCTTCGCCACCGCCGGCGTACCCGCCAACTACCTGCTACAGACCCGTCGCCTGGAAGACACGCCCTGGCACCTGACCCTGCTCAGCCCGTTGCAGGAACAGCGCAGCGCGGCCATGAGCCACGGCATGCTGGCAGCCGTGGCAGCGGCCCTGCTGGCCTTTCTGCTGATCGCCTGGAACGAGCGGCGCAAGGTCATCGCCACCCGCCTGGCCGCCCGCGAGGCGCTGCAGGCGGCCAACGACGAGCTGGAGCGCAAGATCACCGAGCGTACCGCCGACCTGCAAGCCAGCAATGAACGCCTGCAGGCCGAAGTGCGCGAGCGCCAGCAAGCCGAGACCACTCTGCGCCAAGCCCAGGACGAGCTGGTGCAGGCAGGCAAGCTGGCGGTGATCGGCCAGATGTCCACCAGCATCGCCCACGAACTGAACCAGCCGTTGGCAGCACTGCGCACACTCTCCGCCAATGCCGTGCGTTTTCTCCAGCGTGGTGCCCTGGATGTCGCCAGCAGCAACCTGCAGAACATCGCCGAGCTGGTCGATCGCATGGGCAAGATCACCGCCAGCCTGCGCGCCTTCGCCCGCCGCACCGGTGATCAGGGCGAGGCTTCGCTACAGCAGGCGGTGGACGCGGCGCTGCTGCTGTTGCACCCGCGCCTGCAGCGCACCCGCGTGCAGATCCACCAGGCGTTCGCCGAGACGCGCCTGACCATCGAGCAGATTCGCCTGGAGCAGATCCTGGTCAACCTGCTCAGTAACGCCCTGGATGCTCTGCAGGCGCAGACCGATCGGCAAATCTGGCTGAGCGGCAGCCGCGAGGCCGAGCACTACCTACTGGAGGTGCGCGACAATGGCCCTGGCATCGCCCCGGAAACCCGCGCGCATCTGTTCGAGCCATTCTTCACCACCAAACCCGGCGAACAGGGCCTGGGCCTCGGCCTGACGCTCTCCGCCAGCCTGGCCGCAGCAGCAGGCGGCAGCCTCACCGTGCGCCATCCCGAGGAAGGCGGCACCGCCTTCGTCCTCAGCCTGCCCTACCCGCGAGAGCCGCAACCATGA
- a CDS encoding HD-GYP domain-containing protein, which yields MLKRIAVADLRIGMYVQEFCGSWMDHPFWKSKFLLNSPQDLQRIRASSIGELWIDVSKGLDVEAGAVVSTEAEAQKEVEATLMAAVQPRSTALSASMDAELERAAKLCARSKQAVLSMFGDARMGKALNFEQAESLVEEISDSVMRHPNALISLARLKHADEYTYMHSVAVCALMIALARQLGLGEGAVREAGLAGLLHDVGKMAIDQDVLNKPGKLSDAEFSAVRRHPEAGGKILLAGKQVSALVLDVCLHHHEKVDGSGYPHGLQGEQISLFARMGAVCDVYDAITSNRPYKQGWDPAESIRKMAEWKGHFDEEVFQAFVKTVGIYPVGALVRLESGRLAVVLEQNAKSLLVPKVKAFFLAKSKVQIPPVLIDLSKANAQDRIVGRESAAAWGFEHLDELWSGMPQPRARR from the coding sequence ATGTTGAAACGCATTGCGGTAGCCGATCTGCGTATCGGTATGTATGTCCAGGAGTTTTGCGGATCATGGATGGACCATCCATTCTGGAAGTCAAAATTTCTTCTCAATTCACCACAGGATCTGCAGCGTATCCGCGCCAGCAGCATCGGAGAGTTGTGGATCGACGTCAGCAAGGGCCTGGATGTCGAGGCCGGTGCCGTTGTCAGCACCGAGGCAGAGGCGCAGAAGGAGGTCGAGGCCACGCTGATGGCAGCGGTGCAGCCTCGTAGCACCGCGCTGAGTGCATCGATGGATGCCGAATTGGAGCGCGCCGCCAAGCTCTGCGCCCGCTCCAAGCAGGCGGTGCTGAGCATGTTCGGCGATGCGCGCATGGGCAAGGCGCTGAATTTCGAGCAGGCCGAGTCGCTGGTGGAGGAAATCTCCGATTCGGTGATGCGCCACCCCAATGCCTTGATCAGCCTGGCGCGACTCAAGCATGCCGACGAATACACCTACATGCACTCGGTGGCGGTCTGCGCACTGATGATCGCCCTCGCACGGCAGCTTGGTCTGGGCGAGGGGGCAGTACGCGAGGCAGGCCTCGCCGGGCTGCTGCATGACGTAGGCAAGATGGCTATCGATCAGGACGTGCTGAACAAGCCCGGCAAACTCAGTGACGCAGAGTTTTCGGCGGTGCGCCGCCATCCCGAGGCCGGTGGCAAGATCCTCCTGGCCGGCAAGCAGGTCAGCGCCCTGGTGCTGGACGTCTGCCTGCATCACCACGAGAAGGTCGACGGTAGCGGCTACCCGCATGGCCTGCAGGGCGAGCAGATCAGCCTGTTCGCCAGAATGGGCGCGGTCTGCGACGTTTATGACGCCATCACCTCCAATCGTCCCTACAAGCAGGGCTGGGACCCGGCCGAGTCGATCCGCAAGATGGCCGAGTGGAAAGGGCATTTCGATGAGGAGGTGTTCCAGGCCTTCGTCAAGACCGTCGGTATCTACCCGGTTGGTGCGCTGGTGCGTCTGGAAAGCGGACGTCTGGCGGTCGTGCTGGAGCAGAATGCCAAGTCGCTGCTGGTGCCGAAGGTCAAGGCTTTCTTCCTCGCCAAATCCAAGGTGCAGATTCCACCGGTGCTCATCGACCTGAGCAAGGCGAACGCTCAGGACCGCATCGTCGGGCGCGAGTCGGCAGCTGCTTGGGGTTTCGAGCATCTGGACGAACTCTGGAGTGGCATGCCTCAGCCGCGAGCACGGCGGTAA
- a CDS encoding glutamate/aspartate ABC transporter substrate-binding protein, translated as MRTFHRVLSVAIAAAFLSTPVIAEELTGTLKKIKDSGTITLGHRDSSIPFSYFGDNSRQPIGYSHDLQLKVVEAIKQELGMPDLKVRYNLVTSQTRIPLVQNGTVDLECGSTTNNIERQQQVDFSVGIFEVGTRLLAKKSSGINDFDDLKGKNVVTTAGTTSERLIKAMNAEKKMGMNVISAKDHGESFLMLESNRAVAFMMDDALLAGEMAKAKKPDDWAVVGTPQSFEIYGCMVRKGDTGFKQVVDKAISATFASGEINDIYTKWFQQPVPPKGLNLNFPMSDELKKLIANPTDKSAEQI; from the coding sequence ATGCGTACCTTCCACCGTGTACTGAGCGTGGCCATTGCCGCCGCCTTCCTTTCCACTCCGGTGATCGCCGAGGAACTGACCGGTACCCTGAAGAAGATCAAGGACAGCGGCACCATCACCCTGGGCCACCGTGACTCGTCCATCCCCTTCTCCTACTTCGGCGACAACTCGCGCCAGCCGATCGGCTACTCCCATGACCTGCAACTCAAAGTGGTCGAGGCGATCAAGCAGGAGCTGGGCATGCCGGATCTGAAGGTACGCTACAACCTGGTCACGTCGCAGACCCGCATTCCGCTGGTGCAGAACGGCACCGTGGACCTGGAGTGCGGCTCCACCACCAACAACATCGAGCGTCAGCAGCAGGTCGATTTCTCCGTTGGCATCTTCGAAGTGGGCACCCGCCTGCTGGCCAAGAAGAGCAGTGGCATCAACGATTTCGACGACCTCAAGGGCAAGAACGTGGTGACCACCGCCGGCACCACCTCCGAACGCCTGATCAAGGCAATGAACGCCGAGAAGAAAATGGGCATGAACGTGATCTCTGCCAAGGATCACGGCGAGTCCTTCCTGATGCTCGAATCCAACCGCGCCGTCGCCTTCATGATGGACGACGCCCTGCTCGCCGGCGAAATGGCCAAGGCCAAGAAGCCGGATGACTGGGCTGTGGTCGGCACCCCGCAATCCTTCGAGATCTACGGCTGCATGGTGCGCAAGGGTGACACCGGCTTCAAGCAAGTGGTCGACAAGGCCATCAGCGCCACCTTCGCCTCCGGCGAGATCAACGACATCTACACCAAGTGGTTCCAGCAGCCCGTCCCACCGAAGGGCCTGAACCTGAATTTCCCCATGAGCGACGAGCTGAAGAAGCTGATCGCCAACCCGACCGACAAATCCGCAGAACAGATTTGA
- a CDS encoding amino acid ABC transporter ATP-binding protein — protein MISIQNVNKWYGDFQVLTNCSTEVKKGEVVVVCGPSGSGKSTLIKCVNALEPFQQGDINVDGTSIADKKTNLPKLRSRVGMVFQHFELFPHLTITENLTIAQIKVLGRSKEEATKKGLALLDRVGLAAHAHKHPGQLSGGQQQRVAIARALAMDPVVMLFDEPTSALDPEMVNEVLDVMVQLAHEGMTMMCVTHEMGFARKVADRVIFMDAGQIVEDCPKEEFFGDINARSERAQQFLAKILQH, from the coding sequence ATGATTTCCATCCAGAACGTCAACAAGTGGTACGGGGACTTCCAGGTGCTGACCAATTGCAGCACCGAGGTGAAGAAGGGCGAAGTGGTCGTGGTGTGCGGGCCGTCCGGTTCGGGCAAGTCGACCCTGATCAAGTGCGTCAACGCGCTCGAGCCCTTCCAGCAGGGTGACATCAACGTCGACGGCACTTCCATTGCCGACAAGAAGACCAACCTGCCCAAGCTGCGCTCGCGCGTCGGCATGGTGTTCCAGCACTTCGAGCTGTTCCCGCATCTGACCATCACCGAGAACCTGACCATCGCGCAGATCAAGGTGCTCGGCCGCAGCAAGGAAGAAGCCACCAAGAAGGGGCTGGCCCTGCTCGACCGCGTCGGCCTGGCCGCCCATGCGCACAAGCACCCGGGTCAGCTCTCCGGTGGTCAGCAACAGCGCGTCGCCATTGCCCGTGCCCTGGCCATGGACCCGGTGGTGATGCTGTTCGATGAACCGACCTCGGCGCTCGACCCGGAGATGGTCAACGAAGTGCTCGACGTCATGGTGCAGCTGGCTCACGAAGGCATGACCATGATGTGCGTAACCCACGAGATGGGCTTCGCCCGCAAGGTCGCCGACCGGGTGATCTTCATGGACGCCGGGCAGATCGTCGAGGACTGCCCGAAGGAGGAGTTCTTTGGCGACATCAACGCCCGCTCCGAGCGCGCCCAGCAGTTCCTGGCGAAGATCCTCCAGCACTGA
- a CDS encoding methyl-accepting chemotaxis protein gives MTGVLKPGVRLLQRFSFAHKFQLVFLLFALPLGYALWIIGSDYLSRLQSIDYEVEGAQALERMARVQQELIAQRTLLARWKGTDKSAEGLLQQREAQLDEALQQAAEPLQSSLVSDQARQHFQALLGERDGLRAAGLAKVALPDALERYQKALLYLIALREQVATDSTLILDPRLDTYLMMEQITYIMPRLLEQLGTFAAQGHGAVVSQHFTLQSRVLIRDLRRSLDEQRAQLVKAQITLSREAPQAMRQLSAPFDASLKAFDDFLAQIDRDMFEASPMALTPEQFVQRVEVLEGQLQALQQAVYQQFSASLGDYRQQALQSMIEVIGAFSILTLLAMYVLMCLNASIRISTSNIIDAARGLRDGDLRVRMEVNGRDDLAAIAQALNTAVEQMRDSLQGVNRESQQLESTVQLLGGQARDTLDAVEQQQAQMSQIATAATQMAATAQSVAQSCEQAALEAQQTREVALSSNQRSERTSASMRHLSSRLGDSAEALQQLREQTQQINRVVEVIKGIAEQTNLLALNAAIEAARAGEAGRGFAVVADEVRSLSKRTQDSTQEIAQTVENLQRVVGQSVTLMEDACSQADGDIGSVLAMGDELQNIVDSVQRVSDRLAQIATAAEQQAATADEVSGNIQQVDQAAGQLLDGAQAVSSAAEQLRRGSEGLAHNTGRFSLD, from the coding sequence ATGACGGGAGTACTCAAGCCGGGTGTACGGCTGCTACAGCGTTTCAGTTTTGCCCACAAATTCCAGCTGGTGTTTCTGTTGTTCGCGCTTCCGCTCGGATACGCGTTGTGGATCATCGGCAGTGACTACCTGTCACGCCTGCAATCGATCGACTACGAAGTGGAAGGCGCACAAGCGCTGGAGCGCATGGCGCGCGTGCAACAGGAGCTGATCGCCCAACGCACCCTCCTGGCGCGCTGGAAGGGGACCGACAAGTCTGCCGAGGGCCTGCTGCAGCAGCGTGAGGCGCAGCTCGACGAAGCATTGCAGCAGGCCGCCGAACCGCTGCAGAGCAGCCTGGTCAGCGATCAGGCGCGACAACACTTCCAGGCCCTGCTGGGCGAGCGTGACGGCCTGCGTGCGGCCGGTCTGGCCAAGGTGGCGCTGCCCGATGCCTTGGAGCGGTACCAGAAGGCACTGCTTTACCTGATCGCCCTGCGCGAGCAGGTGGCCACCGACAGCACCCTGATTCTCGATCCGCGCCTCGACACCTACCTGATGATGGAGCAGATCACCTACATCATGCCGCGGCTGCTCGAGCAGCTCGGCACCTTTGCGGCGCAAGGCCATGGCGCCGTGGTCTCGCAGCATTTCACCCTGCAGAGCCGTGTGCTGATCCGCGACCTGCGCCGCAGCCTGGACGAGCAGCGTGCGCAGCTGGTCAAGGCGCAAATCACCCTGTCGCGCGAAGCACCGCAGGCCATGCGCCAGCTGAGTGCCCCGTTCGACGCGTCGCTCAAGGCGTTCGACGACTTCCTCGCGCAGATCGACCGCGACATGTTCGAGGCCAGCCCCATGGCGCTGACTCCCGAGCAGTTCGTGCAACGTGTCGAAGTACTTGAAGGCCAGTTGCAGGCTCTGCAGCAGGCGGTCTACCAGCAGTTCAGCGCCAGCCTCGGCGACTATCGGCAACAGGCACTGCAATCGATGATCGAGGTGATCGGTGCTTTCAGCATTCTGACCCTGCTGGCGATGTACGTGCTGATGTGCCTGAATGCCTCGATCCGCATCAGCACCAGCAACATCATCGATGCGGCGCGCGGTCTGCGTGACGGCGATCTGCGCGTGCGCATGGAGGTCAATGGCCGTGATGATCTCGCCGCCATCGCCCAGGCGCTGAATACTGCGGTCGAGCAGATGCGCGACTCGCTACAGGGGGTCAACCGCGAAAGCCAGCAGCTGGAAAGCACGGTGCAACTGCTGGGTGGCCAGGCGCGTGACACGCTGGACGCCGTCGAGCAGCAACAGGCGCAGATGAGCCAGATCGCCACCGCGGCCACGCAGATGGCGGCGACCGCGCAGAGCGTCGCGCAAAGTTGCGAACAGGCCGCCCTGGAAGCGCAGCAGACCCGCGAGGTGGCGCTCAGCAGCAACCAGCGCAGCGAGCGCACCAGCGCCAGCATGCGTCATCTCAGCAGCCGTCTCGGCGATAGTGCCGAGGCGTTGCAACAGCTGCGCGAACAGACCCAGCAGATCAACCGCGTGGTCGAGGTGATCAAGGGCATTGCCGAGCAGACCAACCTGCTGGCGCTCAATGCCGCCATCGAAGCTGCACGCGCAGGCGAGGCCGGGCGCGGCTTCGCCGTGGTCGCCGACGAAGTGCGCTCGCTGTCCAAGCGTACTCAGGACTCGACCCAGGAAATCGCCCAGACCGTGGAGAATCTGCAAAGGGTGGTTGGTCAGTCGGTCACCCTGATGGAAGACGCCTGCAGCCAGGCCGATGGCGATATCGGCAGCGTGCTGGCCATGGGCGACGAGCTGCAGAACATCGTCGACTCGGTACAGCGCGTCAGCGACCGATTGGCGCAGATCGCCACCGCTGCCGAGCAGCAGGCGGCCACGGCCGACGAGGTCAGCGGCAATATCCAGCAGGTCGATCAGGCCGCCGGGCAACTGCTTGATGGCGCCCAGGCGGTCAGCAGTGCCGCCGAGCAATTGCGCAGGGGCAGCGAAGGGCTGGCGCACAATACCGGACGATTCAGCCTCGACTGA
- a CDS encoding acyltransferase: protein MRPLLTGLLNIVLLLSNTLLLIGPLLLIALAKFVLPGQAARDTCSRGVMWVAEFWAENCKRIFALLTPTQWDIRGNAELRNDRSYLVISNHQSWVDIPALVQAFNRKTPYFKFFLKQQLIWVPFLGLAFWALDYPFMKRYSKAFLQKNPHMKGKDLEITRAACEKFKRLPVTVVNYLEGTRFTPAKQAQQQSPYRHLLKPKAGGVAFVLATLGEQIDAVLDVTLVYPGKQVPGFWALLSGQVPKVIMDIQTLELDPALYQGDYENDPAFRQQVQDWVSNLWLAKDKRIEKLRSENHG, encoded by the coding sequence ATGCGTCCCCTGCTGACTGGCCTACTCAATATAGTCCTGCTGCTAAGCAACACCCTGCTGCTGATCGGCCCGCTGCTGCTGATTGCTCTGGCCAAGTTCGTGTTGCCAGGCCAGGCGGCGCGCGATACCTGCTCGCGGGGCGTGATGTGGGTAGCCGAATTCTGGGCGGAGAACTGCAAACGCATTTTCGCCCTTCTCACCCCGACGCAATGGGATATCCGCGGCAATGCCGAGCTGCGCAACGACCGCTCCTATCTGGTGATCAGCAATCACCAGTCCTGGGTCGATATCCCGGCGCTGGTACAGGCCTTCAACCGCAAGACGCCCTATTTCAAGTTCTTCCTCAAGCAGCAACTGATCTGGGTGCCTTTTCTCGGCTTGGCCTTCTGGGCGCTCGACTATCCCTTCATGAAGCGCTACTCCAAGGCATTCCTGCAGAAGAACCCGCATATGAAGGGCAAGGATCTGGAGATCACGAGGGCCGCCTGCGAGAAGTTCAAGCGCCTGCCAGTGACGGTGGTCAACTATCTGGAGGGCACGCGCTTCACTCCGGCCAAACAGGCGCAGCAGCAATCGCCCTACCGCCACCTGCTCAAGCCCAAGGCCGGCGGTGTGGCATTCGTACTCGCTACATTGGGTGAGCAGATCGATGCCGTGCTGGACGTCACGCTGGTCTATCCCGGCAAGCAGGTGCCGGGCTTCTGGGCGCTGCTCAGCGGCCAGGTGCCGAAGGTGATCATGGATATCCAGACGCTCGAACTAGACCCGGCGCTGTATCAGGGCGACTACGAGAACGACCCGGCTTTCCGCCAGCAGGTGCAGGATTGGGTTTCGAACCTCTGGCTGGCCAAGGACAAACGCATCGAAAAGTTGCGCAGCGAAAACCACGGCTGA
- a CDS encoding amino acid ABC transporter permease codes for MNYNWDWGIYFKSTGIGSETYLDWFITGLGWTIAIALAGWIIALALGSLLGVMRTLPNRWLSGLATAYVEIFRNVPLLVQLFLWYFLVPDLLPEPLELWFKQDLNPATSAYLSVVVCLGLFTAARVCEQVRTGIEALPKGQTAAAYAMGFRLPQIYTNVLLPQAYRIIIPPLTSEFLNIFKNSSVASLIGLMELLAQTKQTAEFSANLFEAFTLATLIYFTLNMSLMMIMLMIEKKVAVPGLISVGGK; via the coding sequence ATGAATTACAACTGGGACTGGGGTATCTACTTCAAGTCCACCGGCATCGGCAGCGAAACCTACCTGGACTGGTTTATCACCGGCCTGGGCTGGACCATCGCCATCGCCCTGGCTGGCTGGATCATCGCCCTGGCGCTGGGCTCGCTGCTCGGCGTGATGCGGACCCTGCCGAACCGCTGGCTGTCCGGCCTGGCCACCGCCTACGTGGAAATCTTCCGCAACGTGCCGCTGCTGGTGCAGCTGTTCCTCTGGTACTTCCTGGTGCCCGACCTGCTGCCCGAACCACTGGAGCTGTGGTTCAAGCAGGATCTCAACCCGGCCACCTCGGCCTACCTGTCGGTGGTGGTGTGCCTTGGCCTGTTCACCGCAGCGCGAGTCTGCGAACAGGTACGCACCGGTATCGAGGCGCTGCCCAAGGGCCAGACCGCCGCGGCCTACGCCATGGGTTTTCGCTTGCCGCAGATCTACACCAACGTGCTGTTGCCACAGGCCTACCGCATCATCATCCCACCGCTTACCAGCGAGTTCCTCAACATCTTCAAGAACTCCTCGGTAGCGTCGCTGATCGGCCTGATGGAACTGCTGGCGCAGACCAAGCAGACCGCCGAGTTCAGCGCCAACCTGTTCGAAGCCTTCACCCTGGCCACGCTGATCTACTTCACCCTGAACATGAGCCTGATGATGATCATGCTCATGATCGAGAAGAAGGTCGCCGTACCCGGCCTGATTTCGGTAGGGGGTAAATGA
- the rloA2 gene encoding retropepsin-like aspartic peptidase RloA2, with amino-acid sequence MKYALFLLAAAISLPTMANQQPDLYGRYELIKLPALGQTLKAKMDTGAMTASLSAKDIEPFKRDGEDWVRFRLAVEGAEDTVYEHPLVRIAEIKKRAEESDAEAQEVAYSQRPVIEMPICLGEEERTIEVNLTDRSTFSYPLLIGASAMRDLGAAVNPAERYTRDRPQC; translated from the coding sequence TTGAAATACGCCCTGTTTCTGCTGGCCGCTGCAATCAGCCTGCCGACCATGGCCAACCAGCAACCCGATCTCTACGGCCGCTACGAGCTGATCAAGCTCCCCGCCCTCGGCCAGACCCTCAAAGCCAAGATGGATACCGGTGCTATGACCGCCTCGCTATCGGCCAAGGACATTGAGCCGTTCAAGCGCGATGGCGAAGACTGGGTGCGTTTCCGCCTGGCTGTAGAGGGTGCCGAAGATACGGTTTACGAGCATCCGCTGGTGCGCATCGCCGAGATCAAGAAGCGCGCCGAAGAGAGCGATGCCGAGGCTCAGGAAGTCGCCTACTCGCAACGCCCGGTGATCGAGATGCCGATCTGCCTGGGTGAAGAGGAGCGCACCATCGAGGTCAACCTGACCGACCGCAGCACGTTCAGCTACCCGCTGCTGATCGGTGCCAGCGCCATGCGCGATCTTGGTGCGGCCGTGAACCCGGCGGAGCGTTACACCCGCGATCGTCCGCAATGCTGA
- a CDS encoding amino acid ABC transporter permease, which produces MMDFSSIIPALPGLWDGMLVTLQLMVLGVLGGVVLGTLLALMRLSHSKLLSNIAATYVNYFRSIPLLLVITWFYFAVPFILRWITGEDTPVGAFSSCLVAFVMFEAAYFCEIVRAGIQAIPKGQMGAASALGMTYGQSMRLIILPQAFRKMTPLLLQQSIILFQDTSLVYTVGLMDFLNAARSRGDIIGQPHEFLIFAGLVYFTVSFAASRLVKLLQKRLAV; this is translated from the coding sequence ATGATGGACTTCTCATCGATCATCCCCGCACTGCCGGGCCTGTGGGACGGCATGCTGGTCACCTTGCAGCTTATGGTGCTGGGCGTGCTCGGCGGCGTGGTGCTGGGCACCCTGCTGGCGCTGATGCGCCTGTCGCACAGCAAGCTGCTGTCGAACATCGCCGCGACCTACGTCAACTACTTCCGCTCGATCCCGTTGCTGCTGGTGATCACCTGGTTCTACTTCGCGGTGCCGTTCATCCTGCGCTGGATCACCGGCGAGGACACCCCGGTGGGTGCGTTCAGTTCGTGCCTGGTGGCCTTCGTGATGTTCGAGGCGGCGTACTTCTGCGAGATCGTCCGCGCCGGCATCCAGGCCATCCCCAAGGGCCAGATGGGCGCCGCCTCGGCCCTGGGCATGACCTACGGGCAAAGCATGCGCCTGATCATCCTGCCGCAGGCGTTCCGCAAGATGACACCGTTGCTGCTGCAGCAGAGCATCATCCTCTTTCAGGACACCTCGCTGGTGTACACCGTGGGCCTGATGGACTTCCTCAACGCCGCTCGCTCGCGTGGCGACATCATCGGCCAGCCCCATGAGTTTCTGATTTTCGCCGGCCTGGTCTACTTCACCGTCAGCTTCGCCGCCTCGCGCCTGGTCAAGCTCCTGCAAAAAAGGTTAGCCGTATGA